In Helianthus annuus cultivar XRQ/B chromosome 8, HanXRQr2.0-SUNRISE, whole genome shotgun sequence, a single genomic region encodes these proteins:
- the LOC110870692 gene encoding uncharacterized protein LOC110870692 yields the protein MIFLGHHLHEDLKREYLTVEDPLELWKNIKERFDHQKLVLLPKARYEWLHLRLQDYKSVSEYNSALFRITSELKLCGEKITDEDMLEKTFSTFHASNMLLSQQYRERKFTKYSELISCLLVAEQNNKLLLQNHQARPVDASPLPEANAANYQSGRGRGGGRGRGRDRGRGRSNTWRRESQNSKSSSSESSRQNTGRPPRGRTSGIQNNICYKCGMSNHWSRTCRTPKHLVEAYQQMMKETGKNVETNLIENAPNLSSPTPLSDTHLDASDFIEN from the coding sequence ATGATATTCCTTGGTCACCATCTTCACGAAGACTTGAAGAGGGAGTATCTTACTGTTGAGGACCCTCTCGAGTTGTGGAAAAATATCAAAGAAAGatttgaccaccagaagttggtctTGCTCCCTAAAGCTCGCTATGAATGGCTTCATTTGAGGCTACAAGACTATAAAAGTGTTAGCGAGTACAACTCTGCCCTTTTCCGCATCACCTCTGAGCTTAAATTATGTGGTGAAAAAATAACCGACGAAGACATGCTTGAGAAAACTTTCTCAACGTTTCATGCATCAAACATGCTCCTGTCGCAGCAATACAGGGAGCGTAAATTTACAAAATATTCTGAATTAATATCATGTTTGTTGGTCGCGGAGCAAAACAACAAGCTCCTACTACAAAATCATCAAGCGCGACCCGTCGATGCAAGCCCATTGCCAGAAGCAAATGCGGCAAATTATCAAAGCGGACGTGGGAGAGGTGGCGGTCGCGGTCGCGGCCGCGACCGTGGCCGTGGACGGAGCAATACATGGCGACGAGAATCTCAAAATTCAAAATCTAGTAGTAGCGAATCGAGTCGACAGAACACGGGACGACCTCCTAGAGGGAGAACTAGCGGGATCCAAAACAATATATGTTATAAATGTGGAATGTCAAATCATTGGTCCCGCACATGTCGCACCCCCAAACATCTCGTTGAAGCTTATCAACAGATGATGAAAGAAACAGGAAAAAATGTTGAGACAAATCTGATTGAGAATGCACCTAATCTGTCATCTCCTACACCACTATCAGACACTCATCTGGACGCATCTGACTTCATTGAAAATTAG